The Actinomadura sp. WMMB 499 genome includes a window with the following:
- a CDS encoding YciI family protein produces the protein MKYMLIWRATDEAYARLEDVDFTQMLETVGRFNEELIKAGVLLAAEGLDDASEGVVVDHSAEVPVVTDGPYGETKELFGGFYILSVASKEEAVEWAKRAPMIGPGFKTEIRRVTTIDEFPQDNEWIQKERAWREATGQL, from the coding sequence ATGAAGTACATGCTGATCTGGCGCGCGACCGACGAGGCCTACGCGCGGCTGGAGGACGTCGACTTCACGCAGATGCTGGAGACCGTCGGCCGGTTCAACGAGGAGCTGATCAAGGCCGGTGTGCTGCTGGCCGCCGAGGGGCTCGACGACGCGTCCGAGGGCGTGGTGGTGGACCACTCCGCGGAGGTTCCGGTGGTGACCGACGGCCCGTACGGGGAGACCAAGGAGCTGTTCGGGGGCTTCTACATCCTGAGCGTGGCCTCCAAGGAGGAGGCCGTGGAGTGGGCCAAGCGGGCGCCCATGATCGGGCCGGGGTTCAAGACCGAGATCCGGCGTGTCACGACGATCGACGAGTTCCCGCAGGACAACGAGTGGATCCAGAAGGAGCGGGCCTGGCGCGAGGCCACCGGGCAGCTCTGA